The following DNA comes from Amycolatopsis solani.
CCGCCCGTGACCAGCCCGAACCGAAGGCCGTCCTCCGCGACGCCGGACCCGACGAGCTCGCGCCCGATCCCGCCGACCACGCCGCACGGCTGCTGGCGGCGCCGTCGAGCGGCCCGGCCCTGCTGCGCGGCCAGCTCGCCCGCGCGATGAGCGACCGGTACGCGGGCCGGCTCACGCCGAAGCAGCAGCAACTCTGCTGGCAGCTCGAAGCCGGGATCCCGGTGGACGTCGTGTACCGCGCGGACGGCGCCGAGCCCGCGCGGCTGGTGATCGCGTACCCCGAACTCGACGGCGACGTCCTCGACGTCTGGTCGCTCGGTGACCGCGCGTACCGGCGGCTCGAGTTGGCGCGGATCGACCTGGCTCAGACTTCGACCGCGCTCAGCCGGGCGTAGACGACGACGTTGTCGAGGTAGTTCCCGCTCGCCCGGTCGAACTCCCCGCCGCAGGTGATGAGCCGCAGCTCGGGATCGGCCGTGTCGCCGTACACCTGGTCGGTCGGGAACTCGGCCTTCGCGTAGCGGTCGACGCGGTAGACGGTGAAGACCGCGATCCGGCCGTCGGCCCGGCCGACCCTGGCCTGTTCGCCGGGGTGCAGCTCCTTGAGCCGGGAAAACGCGCCGGGCACGTGCTTGTAGTCGACGTGCGCGGCCAGCACCGCCGGGCCGACCTCGCCGGGCGACGGCGCGCCGGTGAACCAGCCGACCGTCGTGGCGTCGGGCGGGACCTCGAGCGCGCCGTCCGCGGTCAGCCCGAGGTCCTCGATCCCGTCGGCCCGGACGCCGATCGCCGGGATGCTCAGTGACGCCGGTTTCGCGGACGGAAGGCCACCGGTGGTCGCTGCCGCGGTGCCCGGGGCGCCCGAGGTGCTCGGGGCGGCCGGGCTCGGCGGGGCGATCGGGTCCGGCGTCCGCGGTGAGAGGACGAGGACGAGGGCCACGGCCACGACCACGCCGAGCGCGGCGGCGACCGCCGTGACCGCCGGCCACAGGCGCGGGTGCCTCAACTCGGGCGCCGACGCAGGTAGAGCACCATGCCGCCGGACGCCGCCGCGGCGACGAGCGCGCCGCTGAGCAGCAGGACGCCGGGGACTTCGGCGTCGGGTTCGCCGCCGCCGGTGGCCACGCCGCCGACCGGCTTGACCTTGACCTGGTGGCCCGTGGCGGGCTTCTTGGTGGTGGTCTTCGGCGCCGGCTGGGTCCGGGTCGTCGTGGTTGACCGCTCGGACGTCGGCGCCGGGGCGGTGGTGCCCTCCCGCGGCCGGGGCGGCAGCGATTCGCAGGCCTTGCCGTCCTTGTCGTCCCCGTCCAATCCGTTGGGGTCGGACGGGTCCTGGTCGTAAACGGCCTGGGCGTCTTCCTGGTACTTGAAGTCGCTGCAGTCCAGGTCACCGGCGAGTGGCGTCGCGAGCTGCGCGGATGCGAAGGGAACGGGGCCGAGGAGGGCGAGCCCGGCGACGGCGACGGACGTCGTCAGGGCACGTCGGAACAAGGACAACGGAAGTCCTTTCAGCGGGAAACGGGGCGATTGCGTGGTAAGTATCGCGACCTCGGCGAGGCTGTTACGGACCTTTCGGGAATTGCCGGAATGCCAGTGATCCACCACTGCGCGGAATTTCCGTGATTCTTTCCCGTTTCCCCGCCGACCTGCGGATTTTCGCACCGGAAATGCGTACCGGGCGGAATGTTACGGCCACGGCGGTCACACGTTTGACGTAATTCACGTGTGACGGCGCCGACCGGTCGTCACCCGGCGGTCCGCAACCCCGTAACCTCGGGGTATGCCGATCCAGGTGCTGCTCGTCGACGACCACGAACTGGTCCGCCGCGGGCTCCGCGACCTCCTCGGCGACGAGCCCGACATCGAGGTCGTCGCCGAGGCGAGCAGCGTCGAAGAAGCACTGGCGGTGGCGATGCACGTCGAGCCGGAGGTCGCGGTGGTCGACGTGCGCCTCGGCGACGGCGACGGCATCACGCTCTGCCGCGAACTGCGGTCGAAGCCGAACCCGCCGGCGTGCCTGATGCTCACGGCGTTCGACGACGAAGAGGCGATGGTCGGCGCGATCATGGCCGGTGCGGCCGGGTACCTGCTGAAGCAGGTGCGCGGGCAGGACGTCGTGCACGCGGTGCGCGAGGTCGCGGCCGGGCGTTCGCTGCTCGACCCGGTGAGCACCGCGCGGGTGCTGGACAAGATGCGGCACCCGCCGACGGACGAGCTGGCGACGCTGACCGAGCGCGAACGCGACG
Coding sequences within:
- a CDS encoding class F sortase, which produces MRHPRLWPAVTAVAAALGVVVAVALVLVLSPRTPDPIAPPSPAAPSTSGAPGTAAATTGGLPSAKPASLSIPAIGVRADGIEDLGLTADGALEVPPDATTVGWFTGAPSPGEVGPAVLAAHVDYKHVPGAFSRLKELHPGEQARVGRADGRIAVFTVYRVDRYAKAEFPTDQVYGDTADPELRLITCGGEFDRASGNYLDNVVVYARLSAVEV
- a CDS encoding calcium-binding protein — encoded protein: MSLFRRALTTSVAVAGLALLGPVPFASAQLATPLAGDLDCSDFKYQEDAQAVYDQDPSDPNGLDGDDKDGKACESLPPRPREGTTAPAPTSERSTTTTRTQPAPKTTTKKPATGHQVKVKPVGGVATGGGEPDAEVPGVLLLSGALVAAAASGGMVLYLRRRPS
- a CDS encoding response regulator transcription factor, which produces MPIQVLLVDDHELVRRGLRDLLGDEPDIEVVAEASSVEEALAVAMHVEPEVAVVDVRLGDGDGITLCRELRSKPNPPACLMLTAFDDEEAMVGAIMAGAAGYLLKQVRGQDVVHAVREVAAGRSLLDPVSTARVLDKMRHPPTDELATLTERERDVLELIGQGLSNREIAERLFLAEKTVKNYVTSVLAKLGMQRRTQAAAWIARREK